In Polyangia bacterium, the following proteins share a genomic window:
- a CDS encoding heparin lyase I family protein gives MSNLAVKRTFVALSVLSAVALPAVAHATVVWTATMEKGDLSEWNGSTDPTKNLPDGTVRKNIEVVSDNVYSGTKSMKITLHPDDIFTSFSQNRVDIGHNSKLTGEGMDSYLRGYYLLVEDAKTRDEIAFYETNVTSRNWMDVWIEPKTGGGTTIKLGIESNGAILGSVLIWTGSITAGQWHQLALHVHWSNDAAKGIVDFWIDGTQVVTNYKHNTRFDSNSLFFQTGLHRVLTQPYTETLYLDDFVEGDSIDDIKLGAPMVVGDGGVVSDGGADATVDAPAGLGGATGSGGAMVSTGSGGSGSGSSGSGGISGTAGAIGSGGAMGTAGASGTSGGSGETTSSGCSFGPGQPLPLVPGNGGLVALGAIALAAVRRRRH, from the coding sequence ATGAGCAACCTCGCTGTCAAGCGTACTTTCGTGGCCCTGTCCGTTCTCTCTGCTGTGGCCCTGCCGGCCGTCGCGCATGCGACGGTGGTATGGACCGCGACCATGGAGAAAGGCGATCTCTCCGAGTGGAACGGTTCAACCGACCCAACCAAGAATCTCCCCGACGGAACCGTCCGCAAGAACATCGAGGTGGTCAGCGACAACGTCTACAGTGGCACGAAGTCGATGAAGATCACCCTTCACCCCGACGACATCTTCACTTCGTTTAGTCAAAATCGCGTCGACATCGGGCACAACAGCAAGCTCACCGGCGAGGGGATGGACTCGTACCTGCGCGGGTATTACCTCCTGGTCGAGGATGCCAAAACCCGCGACGAGATCGCCTTCTACGAAACCAACGTTACCTCCCGCAACTGGATGGACGTCTGGATCGAACCCAAGACCGGCGGCGGCACCACCATCAAACTGGGCATCGAATCGAACGGCGCGATTCTGGGGTCGGTGCTGATCTGGACAGGTTCGATCACCGCCGGTCAGTGGCACCAACTGGCCCTGCACGTTCACTGGTCGAACGACGCGGCGAAAGGGATCGTCGACTTCTGGATCGATGGCACGCAGGTAGTGACGAACTACAAACACAACACCCGCTTCGACAGCAACAGCCTTTTCTTTCAGACCGGCCTGCACCGCGTGCTGACCCAGCCATACACCGAGACGCTATACCTTGACGACTTCGTCGAGGGCGACAGCATCGACGACATCAAGCTGGGCGCCCCGATGGTCGTTGGCGACGGCGGTGTCGTCAGTGATGGAGGCGCCGACGCAACCGTTGATGCGCCTGCGGGTTTGGGCGGCGCGACCGGCAGCGGCGGTGCGATGGTGTCGACTGGTTCGGGTGGCAGCGGCTCGGGCAGCAGCGGCTCGGGTGGCATCAGCGGTACTGCCGGAGCGATCGGCAGTGGTGGCGCTATGGGAACGGCTGGTGCATCGGGGACGAGCGGCGGCTCGGGTGAGACCACCAGCAGCGGCTGTAGCTTCGGCCCGGGCCAGCCTCTACCGCTGGTACCTGGCAACGGCGGGCTCGTAGCCCTGGGCGCCATAGCTCTGGCGGCTGTCCGCCGCCGGCGTCATTGA
- the tssI gene encoding type VI secretion system tip protein TssI/VgrG → MGRQFTYRLMVRKVSQDPDDFSPGVRIVTCRRTGPSDPRAARFRNYDRHGRDKKGTRAPHRIAKKGSPMASGLITVTPLAGNDLYFRSMTGDEEMGRPFEFIVDVLSKNPSMKLVEVLGQTMTVTVPTSVPDPRHFNGYVTRFSQIGTSGNYFVYRAVLHPWLWFLGQASDCRIFQNHSVPEIVKKIFRKYPTNLFQEPLEKPGEDYPPREYIVQYRETDLNFISRLLEEVGISYHFIHGPTNHTLVLTDSVAGRKREPGYEQVSLRALTDSGHTECLTSWHVTQEVKSAGYVLKDFDYLKAGAPLLSQRIPEADKNRHVMGEFYDYPGRYLTQEDGDKSAMIRLNEVQSYYETVAAAGPVRGIGTGNIFMLIDAPWSDATKEHLVVKAHYELRGQEIESGAKSDQDVFHCSLTLVESQLPFRPIRRSPRPVVQGPQTAIVVGPNKDDDNAEEIWTDNYGRVLVRFHWERLGKDKPNDPERTSDEQDNLAKPCFVRVASLWAGKQWGVQFTPRIGQEVIVEFLEGDPDRPIITGRVYNSVNMPPYPNDKKTQSGIKTHSTKGGGPNNFNEIRFEDKKGSEELFVQAEKDKKVNVKNDRGATIGANDSISVGGDRSVSVTGNLAVTVSGGGKSPNHSSHSVTGKYNLHASDTIEGDAPNHIKLTCGSSSILIEPNKITLMAGGKAFVVLDEHVLAQSSEASAIVLDANAFTKASTGAAVLLDANVLAQSKAVSQLLLDGNATLTSKADVKAGGANVEISGQQKVTANGGGAQLELAVAGATLSGSKVGISGQSTTEITGALVKIN, encoded by the coding sequence ATGGGTCGTCAGTTTACTTATCGCTTGATGGTTCGGAAAGTGTCGCAGGACCCGGACGACTTCTCGCCCGGGGTGAGGATCGTCACATGCCGTCGGACAGGTCCGAGCGATCCGCGCGCGGCACGATTCCGCAACTATGACCGGCACGGGCGCGATAAGAAAGGGACGCGCGCACCGCATCGCATCGCCAAGAAAGGAAGCCCAATGGCCTCGGGTCTCATCACGGTAACCCCCCTCGCGGGCAACGACCTGTACTTTCGTTCGATGACGGGCGACGAAGAAATGGGGCGTCCGTTCGAATTCATCGTCGACGTCCTCAGCAAGAATCCCAGCATGAAGCTGGTCGAAGTGCTTGGCCAAACGATGACCGTCACCGTCCCGACCTCGGTGCCGGACCCTCGTCATTTCAACGGTTACGTCACGCGCTTTTCCCAGATCGGCACGTCGGGCAACTATTTCGTCTATCGGGCGGTTCTTCATCCCTGGCTGTGGTTCCTTGGCCAGGCCAGTGACTGCCGCATTTTTCAGAACCACAGCGTTCCCGAGATCGTGAAGAAGATCTTCCGGAAGTACCCGACCAATTTATTCCAAGAGCCCCTCGAAAAACCTGGCGAAGACTATCCGCCGCGCGAGTACATCGTCCAGTATCGCGAAACCGACCTGAACTTCATCAGCCGTCTGCTGGAAGAGGTCGGGATCTCGTATCACTTCATCCATGGGCCGACCAACCACACCTTGGTTCTGACCGACTCGGTCGCCGGTCGGAAGCGTGAACCTGGATACGAGCAGGTGTCTCTTCGTGCACTGACGGACTCCGGTCACACCGAATGTCTGACGTCCTGGCATGTCACCCAAGAGGTCAAGAGCGCCGGTTACGTGCTTAAAGACTTCGATTACCTGAAGGCGGGCGCCCCGTTGCTGTCGCAACGAATCCCCGAAGCGGACAAGAACCGGCACGTCATGGGGGAATTCTACGACTACCCTGGTCGCTACCTCACCCAGGAAGATGGCGACAAGTCAGCGATGATTCGACTGAACGAGGTCCAGTCCTATTACGAGACCGTCGCTGCGGCGGGTCCTGTCCGAGGGATTGGAACGGGAAATATCTTCATGCTCATCGACGCTCCGTGGAGCGACGCCACGAAAGAGCACCTGGTCGTCAAGGCTCACTATGAGCTGCGCGGACAAGAGATTGAGTCAGGCGCCAAATCGGACCAGGACGTCTTTCACTGCTCGTTGACACTCGTGGAATCGCAGTTGCCGTTCCGGCCGATCAGGCGATCGCCGCGGCCAGTTGTTCAAGGACCACAGACCGCCATTGTCGTGGGCCCCAACAAGGATGACGACAACGCGGAAGAGATCTGGACGGACAACTATGGTCGGGTCCTGGTTCGTTTTCATTGGGAGCGGCTTGGTAAAGACAAGCCCAACGATCCCGAGCGGACGAGCGACGAGCAGGACAACCTGGCGAAACCCTGTTTCGTCCGGGTGGCTTCCCTTTGGGCGGGAAAGCAGTGGGGCGTTCAATTCACGCCGCGCATCGGTCAGGAGGTGATCGTCGAGTTTCTGGAAGGCGATCCGGATCGCCCGATCATCACCGGTCGTGTTTACAACAGCGTCAACATGCCCCCCTATCCGAACGACAAGAAAACCCAGAGCGGCATCAAGACCCACAGCACGAAAGGCGGCGGGCCGAACAACTTCAACGAGATCCGGTTCGAAGACAAGAAGGGCAGCGAGGAGCTGTTCGTGCAGGCGGAGAAGGACAAGAAGGTCAACGTCAAGAACGATCGCGGCGCCACCATCGGCGCCAACGATTCGATCTCGGTGGGTGGCGATCGCTCGGTCAGCGTCACGGGAAATCTGGCGGTGACGGTTAGTGGCGGCGGCAAGAGTCCGAATCACAGCTCGCACAGTGTGACGGGGAAGTACAACTTGCACGCGTCCGACACCATCGAAGGCGATGCGCCCAACCACATCAAGCTGACCTGCGGTAGCAGCTCAATCCTGATCGAGCCCAACAAGATCACGTTGATGGCGGGGGGAAAGGCGTTCGTCGTCCTGGACGAGCACGTGCTGGCCCAGTCGAGCGAGGCGAGCGCCATCGTGCTCGATGCCAATGCCTTCACCAAGGCATCGACAGGCGCGGCGGTGCTGCTGGACGCGAATGTTCTGGCGCAGTCGAAGGCGGTCAGTCAGTTGCTGCTGGACGGAAATGCCACGCTCACGTCAAAAGCGGACGTCAAGGCGGGTGGCGCGAATGTCGAGATCAGCGGCCAGCAGAAGGTCACGGCAAACGGAGGCGGTGCCCAGTTGGAACTGGCGGTGGCCGGCGCGACCTTGTCTGGCTCGAAGGTGGGCATCTCGGGCCAGAGCACGACCGAAATAACCGGCGCGCTGGTGAAGATCAATTGA